The DNA region TTTTGGGTGTTTCCGGCTTTTTAACTCGTTATTGGTGGTTGGTTTTTATTATAGTTGGTATAGCTATATGGTTACTTATTCGTTATATTAAAACACCTCAGGGAAAAATTAAAAAAGACAAATTAGAGCTTAAGGCTCCGATACTGGGAACAATTTTTCAGAATATGTATTATGCTAGACTAAGCGAGAACCTTGCAACATTAGTAAAAGGAGGGATTCCAATTGTCCAGGCTCTAGAAACAGTTGCCTCTGTTATGGGTAATTCTTTTTTCAAGAAAGCATTGAGAGATGCTCGGGATAATGTAAGGAAGGGTGGAGAAATTTCTGAAGTTTTTAAAGATTCAGAGGTAATATCTCCGACTTTAACTCATATGGTAGAGAGCGGAGAGAAAAGTGGAAACCTTGATAGGGTTTTAGGAGATCTTGCAACATTTTATAATGGTGAAGTTGAAAGAGCAGTAAGTGGTCTTATAACTTTACTTGAGCCAGTTTTACTTATTGGTATTGCTCTTGTAGTTTTATTTCTTGCCATTGCTATTGTAATGCCTATTTATGGACTGGTAGGCGCAATACACTAATTTTGGTTATGTATTTTCTTTATTTATTTATCTTTCTACTTGGTTTATGTGTAGGCAGTTTTTTGAATGTTCTTATTTTAAGACTTCCAAAGGGCAAAAAAGCAAAAGGGCGTTCTTATTGTCCAAAATGTAAAAAGAAACTAAGATGGCACGAGCTCATTCCTCTTTTTAGTTTTATTTTTCTTTGTGGTAAGTGTTCTCGTTGTAAAAAACCAATTTCTTTTCAGTATCCTTTAGTTGAATTTTTAACAGGGCTATTTTTTGTTTTAAATTCTTGGCAGATTATAAAAACATCAGGTGTTTTAAATTTTGAGACAATTATAGAGATTTTATTTTGGTTTTTCTTTCTAGGTGTTTTAATTGTAATTTTTTCAACAGATTTTAAGTTTTTTATTGTGCCGGATAGAGTTATATATCCCGCAATCCTTGTTGCGTTTTCATATCAAGTTTTTAAATTTTTCTCTTTGAATAATTGGAAGCCATCT from Candidatus Paceibacterota bacterium includes:
- a CDS encoding prepilin peptidase; translation: MYFLYLFIFLLGLCVGSFLNVLILRLPKGKKAKGRSYCPKCKKKLRWHELIPLFSFIFLCGKCSRCKKPISFQYPLVEFLTGLFFVLNSWQIIKTSGVLNFETIIEILFWFFFLGVLIVIFSTDFKFFIVPDRVIYPAILVAFSYQVFKFFSLNNWKPSFTFGALRPVFTSVFAGAISALFFFSLILLTKGKGMGLGDVKIAAFMGILLSFPNIFVALFLAFFSGSVIGLILIILKRKKLKSEVPFGCFLAPATFIAFFWGTNLITFYYNLFLW